One bacterium DNA segment encodes these proteins:
- a CDS encoding RHS repeat-associated core domain-containing protein: protein MSWEDVPLYWPSDKKETFQVILNVDGSIIFQYKDLQHVDSYVKAGIEDERGKEGIGISQTSLANGKAYEIVRVVQKLESPPVQKVTITSKTSYIHANGQLVAKLHEEPLGASAKIYYYHNDHLGSPRAITDKDGKVVENYFYYPFGSGGPVGGPTFTGKELDDSGLFYFGARYYDPALGRFITPDPIQAAGQNLYVYCYNNPLGYVDPNGEWAFIPFLISAFKVYSVASAIYNVYQGYKYGGFEGALQAGMVSVACWAFTSGIDFGNELWQDMLEGALSGAISGGISAAVYGGDFGKAMYQGAAWGAAGGAIGHWAEKMWGKYQNAPKDEATLYAWESEGDWPHASVDIEGKQGQYPGYQSAYPFPEGKNRPFDNSEKGVVFKLYKEDVNSHLPNPKEIVIKGVNKSAMHSFFPKGGPVWKAYTYNCADYAQAVLQAGGARFLPKLFINSPRSLYYRAQIRRAWRTFLYGPQEWQK from the coding sequence ATGAGTTGGGAAGATGTACCGTTGTACTGGCCAAGTGATAAAAAAGAGACATTTCAGGTAATACTGAATGTAGACGGTTCGATTATATTTCAGTATAAAGACCTACAACATGTAGATTCTTATGTAAAAGCAGGGATAGAAGATGAGCGAGGAAAAGAGGGAATAGGAATTAGTCAGACATCACTTGCCAATGGCAAGGCATACGAGATAGTGCGGGTAGTCCAGAAGTTAGAATCGCCACCGGTACAGAAAGTAACAATCACCAGCAAGACTTCATACATCCATGCCAATGGGCAATTGGTAGCAAAACTGCATGAAGAACCTCTCGGCGCATCTGCTAAAATTTACTACTACCACAACGACCACTTAGGTTCACCACGGGCTATTACGGATAAAGATGGTAAGGTGGTAGAGAATTATTTTTACTACCCATTTGGCTCTGGAGGTCCTGTTGGCGGACCGACATTTACTGGCAAGGAGCTGGATGATAGCGGCCTGTTCTACTTTGGCGCCAGATACTATGACCCGGCACTGGGGAGATTCATTACCCCAGACCCGATTCAAGCCGCAGGCCAAAATCTGTATGTCTATTGCTACAACAATCCGCTTGGCTATGTTGATCCGAATGGTGAGTGGGCTTTTATTCCATTCCTGATTAGTGCCTTTAAAGTCTATTCAGTTGCAAGTGCAATCTATAATGTCTACCAGGGATATAAATATGGAGGTTTTGAAGGGGCATTACAGGCAGGAATGGTAAGTGTAGCCTGTTGGGCATTTACCAGTGGGATTGACTTTGGAAATGAACTCTGGCAAGATATGTTGGAGGGAGCATTATCAGGGGCGATAAGTGGTGGCATAAGTGCCGCGGTATATGGTGGAGATTTTGGCAAGGCTATGTACCAGGGTGCAGCCTGGGGTGCTGCTGGCGGTGCAATTGGTCATTGGGCTGAGAAAATGTGGGGAAAATACCAAAATGCACCAAAAGATGAGGCAACATTGTATGCGTGGGAATCTGAAGGTGATTGGCCTCATGCCTCAGTAGATATTGAAGGGAAACAAGGACAATACCCAGGTTATCAAAGTGCTTATCCATTCCCTGAAGGTAAAAATCGTCCTTTTGATAATAGTGAGAAAGGAGTTGTGTTTAAACTTTATAAAGAGGATGTAAATAGCCATCTTCCAAACCCGAAAGAAATAGTAATAAAAGGTGTAAATAAATCAGCAATGCACAGCTTTTTCCCAAAGGGAGGACCTGTATGGAAAGCATATACCTACAATTGTGCTGATTACGCCCAGGCAGTGTTACAAGCAGGAGGAGCACGATTCTTACCAAAACTATTTATAAATTCACCAAGAAGTCTGTATTATAGAGCCCAAATAAGAAGAGCATGGCGAACATTTTTATACGGTCCACAAGAATGGCAAAAATGA